The following proteins are encoded in a genomic region of Actinomadura sp. NAK00032:
- a CDS encoding nitroreductase family protein translates to MSTQPYPVVPAPRFDVPAVEAARRAEAFADTMALRRTVRDFSARPVPPDVVEHAIRAAATAPSGANLQPWRFVVITDAERKKRLREAAEREEREFYERRASQEWLDALAPLGTDWRKPFLEDAPAVIVVFEVHKGPDTPRPYYVKESVGIAVGFLLAGLHQAGLATLTHTPSPMRFLNEVCERPLEERAYVVIPVGYPADDAMVPDITRKPVDEVIVRL, encoded by the coding sequence ATGAGCACTCAGCCCTATCCGGTCGTCCCCGCACCCCGCTTCGACGTCCCGGCGGTGGAGGCGGCGCGGCGCGCCGAGGCGTTCGCCGACACCATGGCGCTGCGCCGCACGGTGCGGGACTTCTCCGCGCGCCCGGTGCCGCCGGACGTCGTCGAGCACGCGATCCGTGCCGCGGCGACGGCGCCGAGCGGCGCGAACCTGCAGCCGTGGCGGTTCGTCGTCATCACCGACGCCGAGCGCAAGAAGCGGCTCAGGGAGGCGGCCGAGCGGGAGGAGCGCGAGTTCTACGAGCGGCGCGCCTCCCAGGAGTGGCTGGACGCGCTGGCCCCGCTGGGCACCGACTGGCGCAAACCGTTCCTGGAGGACGCGCCGGCGGTCATCGTCGTCTTCGAAGTGCACAAGGGCCCGGACACGCCCCGCCCGTACTACGTGAAAGAGTCCGTCGGCATCGCGGTGGGTTTCCTCTTGGCCGGGCTCCACCAGGCGGGGCTGGCGACCCTCACGCATACGCCGAGCCCCATGCGGTTCTTGAACGAGGTGTGCGAGCGCCCGCTGGAGGAGCGCGCGTACGTCGTGATCCCCGTCGGCTACCCGGCGGACGACGCGATGGTGCCCGACATCACCCGCAAGCCGGTGGACGAGGTCATCGTGCGCCTCTGA
- a CDS encoding LamB/YcsF family protein translates to MAVIDINADLGEGFGIWELGDDLALLDVITSANVACGFHAGDPLIMRRVCAAAVARGVRIGAQVSYRDLAGFGRREMDVAAPELTAEVLYQIAALDGIARAEGGRVAYVKPHGALYNRVSRDPVQAGAVAEAVRAYDPSLPLLTLPGSAVHGVADGLTVVAECFADRAYTPSGGLVSRREPGAVVHEEEAVVQRAVRMAVDGTVVAVDGSEVSLKARSICVHGDTPGAVSLARSVRSALSGAGVALEPFA, encoded by the coding sequence ATGGCGGTCATCGACATCAACGCCGACCTCGGCGAGGGGTTCGGCATCTGGGAGCTGGGCGACGACCTGGCGCTGCTCGACGTGATCACGAGTGCGAACGTGGCGTGCGGGTTCCATGCGGGCGATCCGCTGATCATGCGGCGGGTGTGCGCCGCCGCCGTGGCGCGCGGGGTGAGGATCGGCGCGCAGGTGTCGTACCGGGATCTGGCCGGTTTCGGGCGCCGCGAGATGGACGTGGCCGCGCCCGAACTGACCGCCGAGGTGCTGTACCAGATCGCCGCCTTGGACGGCATCGCGCGCGCGGAAGGCGGGCGTGTGGCCTACGTGAAGCCCCACGGAGCGCTCTACAACCGCGTCAGCCGCGACCCCGTGCAGGCGGGTGCGGTGGCGGAGGCCGTCCGGGCCTACGACCCGTCGCTGCCGCTGCTGACCCTCCCCGGCTCTGCGGTGCACGGGGTCGCCGACGGGCTGACCGTGGTCGCGGAGTGCTTCGCCGACCGCGCCTACACACCGTCCGGCGGGCTGGTGTCGCGCCGTGAGCCGGGTGCCGTCGTCCATGAGGAGGAGGCGGTCGTGCAGCGCGCGGTCAGGATGGCCGTGGACGGCACCGTCGTCGCGGTCGACGGCAGTGAGGTCTCCCTCAAGGCCCGTTCCATCTGCGTGCACGGTGACACACCGGGGGCGGTGTCCCTCGCACGGTCCGTCCGGTCGGCGCTGTCCGGCGCGGGCGTCGCGCTGGAGCCGTTCGCGTGA
- a CDS encoding haloalkane dehalogenase, translated as MRILRTPDERFTHLPDFPYGPRYADVPAQDGDGTLRMAYVEAGPSDGPVVLCLHGEPSWSFLYRRVMRVLADAGLRVVVPDLVGFGRSDKPAEMTDHTYARHIEWTRALVFDALGLRDVTLVGQDWGGLIGLRLVTAHQDRFSRVVVANTGLPTGDFPMPETWLKFRQSVRTAPEFDIARNIAAGCRTALADDVRAAYDAPFPDESYKAGPRAMPALVPAEPDDPEAQPNRDAWDVLRAWDKPFLVAFSDKDPITGAMAPLFKQLVPGARGVEHPTIDGAGHFLQEDDGERLGHAIAAFMRS; from the coding sequence ATGCGGATCCTGCGCACGCCAGACGAACGCTTCACGCACCTCCCCGACTTTCCTTATGGACCCCGCTACGCGGACGTCCCGGCCCAGGACGGTGACGGAACCCTGCGGATGGCCTACGTCGAGGCAGGCCCGTCCGACGGTCCCGTGGTGCTGTGCCTGCACGGTGAGCCGAGCTGGTCGTTCCTCTACCGCCGCGTCATGCGGGTCTTGGCGGACGCAGGGCTGCGCGTGGTCGTGCCCGACCTGGTCGGTTTCGGCCGCTCCGACAAGCCCGCCGAGATGACCGACCACACCTACGCCCGGCATATCGAGTGGACGCGCGCGCTGGTGTTCGACGCCCTCGGCCTCCGGGACGTGACCCTCGTCGGGCAGGACTGGGGCGGCCTCATCGGCCTGCGCCTGGTGACCGCCCACCAGGACCGCTTCTCCCGAGTCGTCGTCGCCAACACCGGGCTCCCCACGGGCGACTTCCCGATGCCGGAGACATGGCTGAAATTCCGGCAATCCGTCCGCACCGCACCCGAATTCGACATCGCCCGCAACATCGCCGCCGGCTGCCGCACCGCGCTGGCCGACGACGTACGCGCCGCCTACGACGCGCCGTTCCCGGACGAGTCGTACAAGGCGGGACCGCGCGCCATGCCCGCCCTCGTCCCGGCCGAGCCAGACGACCCTGAGGCGCAGCCAAACCGCGACGCGTGGGACGTCCTGCGCGCGTGGGACAAGCCGTTCCTGGTGGCCTTCAGCGACAAGGACCCCATCACCGGGGCGATGGCGCCGCTGTTCAAGCAGCTGGTTCCGGGCGCGCGGGGCGTCGAGCACCCTACGATCGACGGCGCGGGCCACTTCCTCCAGGAGGACGACGGGGAACGGCTCGGCCACGCGATCGCGGCGTTCATGCGTTCCTGA
- a CDS encoding ribonuclease HII — MEDELCAAPSGKDGPLTIAGVDEVGRGAWAGPVVVCAAITDLSPPPVVPGRGKKTIALTDSKLLTGAHRESFAGLLPGWLKGHAIGASPPEEIDEVGMTEALRRAAVRALESLPVRPDVILLDGKHDFLGRPWRVRCEVKADQRSVTVAAASVLAKVHRDRLMAELDGEFPGYGFADSAGYPSPVHQKALEEHGPTPHHRMSWSYLDDLPRWRHLKKHRDPLAGEGQLSLL, encoded by the coding sequence ATCGAGGACGAGCTCTGCGCCGCGCCGTCCGGCAAGGACGGGCCGCTCACGATCGCTGGTGTGGACGAGGTCGGACGCGGGGCCTGGGCGGGCCCCGTCGTGGTGTGCGCCGCCATCACCGACCTGAGCCCGCCGCCGGTCGTGCCGGGCCGCGGCAAGAAGACCATCGCGCTGACCGACTCGAAGCTGCTCACCGGGGCGCACCGCGAGTCGTTCGCCGGACTCCTGCCGGGCTGGCTCAAGGGACACGCGATCGGCGCGTCGCCTCCCGAGGAGATCGACGAGGTCGGCATGACCGAGGCGCTGCGGCGCGCCGCCGTCCGCGCGCTGGAGTCGCTGCCGGTCCGGCCCGACGTCATCCTCCTCGACGGCAAGCACGACTTCCTGGGACGCCCCTGGCGGGTCCGGTGCGAGGTCAAGGCCGACCAAAGGTCGGTGACGGTCGCGGCTGCATCCGTCCTGGCGAAGGTCCACCGTGACCGGCTGATGGCAGAGCTGGACGGCGAGTTCCCCGGTTACGGGTTCGCCGACAGTGCGGGATACCCGTCACCCGTCCATCAGAAGGCGCTGGAGGAGCACGGCCCCACACCGCACCACCGGATGTCGTGGTCGTACCTGGACGACCTCCCGCGCTGGCGGCATCTGAAGAAGCACCGTGACCCGCTCGCGGGGGAAGGCCAGCTCAGCCTTTTGTGA
- a CDS encoding AAA family ATPase — MALFGRSRSRPAKDAAARDLFERLRVRYFQVTPGLRFLGGLLLMAMVLAGTVLLKGPVLGVAVGAIVLLVVVHLTLRSPTGMAVVAVIASWLALLVPLGRLYPDGEHPSYLSPTLLLAVLAVPVAVVAFRLRGYTPWRTTLLTLAAAGAVTAAVAQPLPEASAAPGWAAALAVLAYRWDRARRTVPAEAYETGWVQEQAGSEGDAMPPAPRKNPPTSSAPDKPDKPDKLDRSDKKDRPSKPDRRAPADDPAEAAQAAAQAAAQAAEAAPAPQRQPPPERRTDAAPDISVADALAELENMIGLEPVKRQVRSIAASIEAAHLRAAAGVPTEKPMRHFVFVGPPGTGKTTVARVLAKIFYAFGLLPEPALVEAQRADLVGEFLGATALKTNRLVDSALGGVLFIDEAYGLVNSAEGQPDRFGDEAVQTLLKRAEDDRDNLVVILAGYDAQMAEFLDSNPGLASRFGTRVHFPSYRPSELLQIAGYHTGLREDRLDPEARRRLAARFEEVERRGIIDELGNGRFVRSLTEAAARARDVRVVDAASASGGPAQPSADDLVTLRAEDVETAFAEVTERYRGYAETPTLDEALGSLDAMIGLEPVKRQVREIAAQLQVARMRQEQGLLTRPPTRHFVFTGPPGTGKTTVARVLGRIFAAAGLLARPEVVEAQRADLVGEHLGATALKTNKVVDSALGGVLFVDEAYALSNPGYGGGDAFGAEAVQTLLKRAEDDRDRLVVVLAGYDADMDRFLASNPGLASRFDVRVEFPSYGPDELLRIAQLVADQGGDRWDDGALDDLALVFQRVCGTGRIDEFGNGRFARSIYEKACACRALRAAELGDRATADDLTLLTPGDVRSAFADLAHRLA, encoded by the coding sequence ATGGCTTTGTTCGGCAGGTCCCGCTCCCGCCCGGCGAAGGACGCCGCGGCGCGGGATCTTTTCGAGCGCCTGCGAGTGCGCTACTTCCAGGTCACCCCCGGACTGCGGTTCCTGGGCGGGCTGCTGCTGATGGCGATGGTCCTGGCGGGCACCGTCCTGCTGAAGGGGCCGGTCCTGGGCGTGGCGGTGGGCGCGATCGTCCTGCTGGTCGTCGTCCACCTGACGCTGCGTTCGCCTACGGGCATGGCTGTCGTCGCGGTCATCGCGTCCTGGCTCGCGCTGTTGGTGCCCTTGGGCAGGCTCTATCCGGACGGTGAGCACCCGTCCTATCTGAGCCCCACGCTGCTTCTGGCGGTGCTCGCCGTCCCCGTCGCGGTGGTCGCGTTCCGCCTGCGCGGATACACGCCCTGGCGCACGACCCTGCTCACCCTGGCCGCCGCAGGGGCGGTGACGGCGGCGGTCGCCCAGCCGCTGCCGGAGGCGAGCGCGGCGCCCGGCTGGGCCGCCGCCCTGGCCGTCCTGGCCTACCGCTGGGACCGGGCCCGCCGCACGGTGCCCGCCGAGGCGTACGAGACCGGCTGGGTGCAGGAACAGGCGGGCTCGGAGGGCGACGCGATGCCGCCGGCCCCGCGCAAGAACCCGCCCACTTCGTCCGCGCCGGACAAGCCTGACAAGCCCGACAAGCTCGACAGGTCCGACAAGAAGGACCGCCCGAGCAAGCCCGACCGGCGCGCTCCGGCCGACGACCCCGCCGAAGCCGCGCAGGCGGCCGCACAGGCCGCCGCACAAGCCGCCGAGGCCGCGCCGGCCCCGCAGCGGCAGCCGCCGCCGGAGCGCCGCACGGACGCCGCGCCGGACATCTCCGTCGCCGACGCGCTCGCCGAGCTGGAGAACATGATCGGGCTGGAGCCGGTCAAGCGGCAGGTCCGCTCCATCGCCGCGTCCATCGAGGCGGCGCATCTGCGGGCCGCCGCGGGCGTCCCCACCGAGAAGCCCATGCGGCACTTCGTCTTCGTCGGCCCGCCGGGCACGGGCAAGACGACCGTCGCGCGCGTCCTCGCCAAGATCTTCTACGCGTTCGGGCTGCTGCCCGAGCCCGCCCTGGTCGAGGCCCAGCGCGCCGACCTCGTCGGCGAGTTCCTCGGCGCCACGGCGCTCAAGACCAACCGGCTCGTCGACTCCGCCCTGGGCGGCGTCCTGTTCATCGACGAGGCGTACGGGCTGGTCAACTCCGCCGAGGGGCAGCCCGACCGGTTCGGCGACGAGGCCGTCCAGACGCTCCTCAAGCGGGCCGAGGACGACCGCGACAACCTCGTCGTCATCCTCGCCGGATACGACGCGCAGATGGCCGAGTTCCTCGACTCCAACCCCGGCCTGGCCTCGCGCTTCGGCACGCGCGTGCACTTCCCGTCCTACCGGCCGTCCGAGCTGCTGCAGATCGCCGGCTACCACACCGGGCTCCGCGAGGACCGGCTCGACCCGGAGGCCCGGCGGCGGCTCGCCGCGCGCTTCGAGGAGGTCGAGCGGCGCGGCATCATCGACGAACTGGGCAACGGGCGGTTCGTCCGGTCGCTGACGGAGGCGGCGGCGCGCGCGCGGGACGTCCGCGTGGTCGACGCGGCCTCCGCGTCCGGCGGGCCCGCCCAGCCCAGCGCCGACGACCTGGTCACCCTGCGCGCCGAGGACGTCGAGACCGCGTTCGCCGAGGTCACCGAGCGGTACCGCGGCTACGCCGAGACGCCCACGCTGGACGAGGCGCTCGGCTCCCTCGACGCGATGATCGGGCTCGAACCGGTGAAGCGGCAGGTCCGGGAGATCGCCGCCCAGCTCCAGGTGGCCCGGATGCGGCAGGAGCAGGGCCTCCTCACCCGCCCGCCGACCCGCCACTTCGTCTTCACCGGCCCGCCCGGGACCGGCAAGACCACCGTCGCGCGCGTGCTCGGCCGCATCTTCGCCGCCGCCGGGCTCCTCGCCCGCCCCGAGGTGGTCGAGGCCCAGCGCGCCGACCTCGTCGGCGAGCACCTCGGCGCCACGGCGCTCAAGACGAACAAGGTCGTCGACTCGGCGCTCGGCGGGGTCCTGTTCGTCGACGAGGCGTACGCGCTGAGCAACCCGGGCTACGGCGGCGGCGACGCGTTCGGCGCGGAGGCCGTGCAGACCCTGCTCAAGCGCGCCGAGGACGACCGCGACCGGCTCGTCGTCGTCCTCGCCGGCTACGACGCCGACATGGACCGGTTCCTCGCGTCCAACCCGGGGCTCGCCTCGCGGTTCGACGTGCGCGTGGAGTTCCCCTCCTACGGGCCGGACGAGCTGCTCCGTATCGCCCAGCTCGTCGCCGACCAGGGCGGCGACCGCTGGGACGACGGCGCCCTGGACGACCTCGCCCTCGTCTTCCAGCGCGTCTGCGGCACGGGCCGGATCGACGAGTTCGGCAACGGGCGCTTCGCCCGCTCCATCTACGAGAAGGCGTGCGCGTGCCGGGCGCTGCGGGCGGCGGAGCTCGGCGACCGCGCCACCGCCGACGACCTCACGCTCCTGACGCCGGGCGACGTGCGCAGCGCGTTCGCCGACCTCGCCCACCGGCTGGCCTGA
- a CDS encoding biotin-dependent carboxyltransferase family protein, producing the protein MIEVVRPGPLATVQDLGRPGRAHLGVPRSGAADERALRLANRLVGNPEGAAGVELTFGGAALRFHRRAWIAVAGAPAPVLVGDRAHGTNAPCFVPDGGTVEIGPPSSGLRSYLAVRGGVVVDRVLGSRSTDLLSGLGPAPLSPGDQLPVGPAEGLSDIGVDVAPAPAMPDTPVLRVSPGPRDDWFTDDALATLTSTPYTVSPDSNRVGVRLDGRPLVRARDGELGSEGMVTGAVQVPPSGLPIIFLADHPPTGGYPVIAVLASDAVPDAAQLRPGQQVRFRR; encoded by the coding sequence TTGATCGAGGTCGTGCGGCCCGGTCCGCTGGCGACCGTGCAGGATCTCGGCCGTCCTGGCCGCGCCCACCTCGGCGTCCCGCGGTCCGGGGCGGCCGACGAGCGCGCGCTGCGGCTCGCAAACCGGCTCGTCGGCAATCCCGAGGGGGCGGCGGGCGTCGAACTGACCTTCGGCGGTGCGGCACTGCGCTTCCACAGGCGCGCCTGGATCGCGGTAGCGGGCGCCCCTGCACCCGTCCTTGTCGGCGACCGCGCCCATGGGACGAACGCACCGTGCTTCGTCCCGGACGGGGGAACCGTTGAGATCGGCCCGCCTTCGTCCGGGCTCCGCAGCTATCTCGCCGTGCGTGGTGGTGTCGTGGTCGATCGGGTCCTTGGGAGCCGGTCGACCGACCTTCTGTCCGGCCTGGGCCCGGCCCCGCTTTCGCCGGGCGACCAACTACCGGTCGGCCCCGCCGAGGGTCTCTCCGACATCGGCGTGGACGTCGCTCCCGCACCGGCCATGCCGGACACACCCGTGCTCCGGGTATCGCCCGGCCCGCGCGACGACTGGTTCACCGATGACGCACTGGCCACGCTCACGTCCACGCCCTACACGGTGTCGCCCGACAGCAACCGCGTGGGGGTCCGGTTGGACGGCCGTCCCCTCGTCCGCGCGCGCGACGGCGAACTGGGCAGCGAGGGGATGGTCACGGGGGCGGTCCAGGTGCCGCCCAGCGGGCTGCCCATCATCTTCCTGGCCGACCATCCGCCCACCGGCGGCTACCCGGTGATCGCGGTGCTCGCCTCGGACGCCGTGCCGGACGCGGCTCAACTCCGTCCGGGCCAGCAGGTCCGCTTCCGCCGCTAG
- the pxpB gene encoding 5-oxoprolinase subunit PxpB: MKVLRAGDAALLVETGDLATAHRLNAALRDDPPPGVVDVVPGEQTVLVVTAPSADLERLAARLPRLPLPDDVEGGAAPVEIPVVYDGEDLDEVARLTGLSREEVVRRHSGGAYTVAYLGFSPGFGYLTGLDPALHVARRESPRTAVPAGSVAIAGPYAAVYPSRSPGGWRLLGRSGLRLWDVTRDPPSLLRPGTRVRFVPEERS; the protein is encoded by the coding sequence GTGAAGGTGCTGCGGGCGGGTGACGCGGCCCTGCTCGTGGAGACCGGCGACCTGGCCACGGCCCACCGCCTCAACGCCGCCCTCCGGGACGACCCGCCGCCGGGCGTCGTGGACGTCGTTCCCGGCGAGCAGACCGTCCTCGTGGTCACCGCCCCCTCGGCCGACCTGGAACGCCTCGCCGCACGCCTCCCGCGACTGCCGCTGCCCGACGACGTGGAGGGCGGCGCCGCACCGGTGGAGATCCCCGTGGTCTACGACGGCGAGGACCTCGACGAGGTCGCCCGCCTCACCGGGCTGTCGCGCGAGGAGGTCGTCCGGCGGCATTCCGGGGGCGCCTACACGGTCGCCTACCTCGGCTTCTCGCCCGGCTTCGGCTACCTGACGGGCCTCGACCCGGCGCTGCACGTGGCGCGCCGCGAGTCGCCGCGGACGGCGGTCCCCGCCGGGTCGGTGGCGATCGCGGGGCCGTACGCGGCGGTCTACCCGTCCCGGTCGCCGGGCGGGTGGCGGCTGCTCGGGCGCAGCGGGCTGCGGCTGTGGGACGTCACGCGCGACCCGCCCTCGCTGCTCCGGCCGGGCACGCGCGTCCGCTTCGTCCCCGAGGAGCGTTCTTGA
- a CDS encoding histidine phosphatase family protein, whose amino-acid sequence MDEREEPVEYRQTRYKAPDGATEILLVRHGASAPARVDRSFPLVDGHADPELAPEGREQAERVGDRLAEEKLDALYVTSLRRTAETAAPLARRLGLEPRVEAGLREVYLGEWEGGLFRQKVAQNDPVAQRMFAEERWDVIPGAESAAGFAARVEESLTRLAAAHAGGRIAVFTHGGVIAQALAAATGARPFAFLAPDNASISLLVRIGDLASVRGFNDVSHLDWSAPAPLT is encoded by the coding sequence GTGGACGAGCGGGAGGAGCCGGTCGAGTACCGGCAGACGCGGTACAAGGCGCCGGACGGCGCGACCGAGATTCTTCTGGTCAGGCACGGTGCGTCGGCGCCGGCACGCGTCGACCGGTCGTTCCCGCTCGTGGACGGCCACGCCGACCCCGAACTGGCACCCGAAGGGCGTGAGCAGGCCGAGCGCGTCGGCGACCGCCTCGCGGAGGAGAAGCTCGACGCCCTCTACGTGACGTCACTGCGCCGCACGGCGGAGACCGCGGCGCCCCTGGCGCGCCGCCTCGGCCTGGAGCCGCGCGTCGAGGCGGGCCTGCGCGAGGTCTACCTCGGGGAGTGGGAGGGCGGCCTGTTCCGCCAGAAGGTCGCCCAGAACGACCCGGTGGCGCAGCGCATGTTCGCCGAGGAGCGCTGGGACGTCATCCCCGGCGCGGAATCCGCCGCCGGCTTCGCGGCGCGCGTCGAGGAGAGCCTCACCCGGCTCGCGGCGGCGCACGCCGGCGGCCGGATCGCGGTGTTCACCCACGGCGGCGTGATCGCGCAGGCGCTCGCCGCCGCGACCGGCGCCCGCCCGTTCGCGTTCCTCGCCCCCGACAACGCGTCGATCTCCCTGCTGGTGCGCATCGGCGACCTGGCGTCCGTACGCGGCTTCAACGACGTCTCCCACCTGGACTGGTCCGCCCCGGCCCCGCTGACCTGA
- a CDS encoding winged helix DNA-binding domain-containing protein, with translation MTAVTWAQVLAWRMRRQYIEPQGEASAVDVARRLAGVQAQVASAAELAVAVRQRNPERGAVAKALLEERTLVKTWAMRGTLHLLPADVAAAYLALCSTTRHWEKPSWQKTFGATPADLEALAEAATAALGGGEVLTREELTQVVVEKTGSRHLAEVLGSGWGVLLKPLAWWGVLCHGPAQGTRVTFTAPERWLPGWTGLPPLDEAARTVVHAYLAAHGPATPDMFDNWLMRKASRKKDVKSWFAAAEDGLSTVEVDGVQMYVLAEHRDELLATEPTTSVRLLGAFDQYVLGAGTGATYLVPAEHRGKVSRTAGWISPVVLHGGRVAGVWEVRDGDVAVTAFEDVPPGPLKEEIDRVGPLVS, from the coding sequence ATGACAGCGGTGACGTGGGCGCAGGTTCTCGCCTGGCGGATGCGGCGGCAGTACATCGAGCCCCAGGGCGAGGCGTCGGCGGTGGACGTCGCGCGTCGGCTTGCGGGCGTGCAGGCGCAGGTGGCGTCGGCTGCGGAACTCGCTGTCGCGGTGCGACAGCGGAACCCTGAACGAGGAGCTGTGGCCAAGGCCCTCCTGGAGGAGCGGACGCTCGTCAAGACGTGGGCCATGCGCGGCACCCTGCATCTCCTGCCCGCCGATGTGGCCGCCGCCTACCTCGCGTTGTGCTCCACTACCCGCCATTGGGAGAAGCCCAGTTGGCAGAAGACTTTCGGTGCCACGCCCGCCGACCTGGAGGCTCTCGCAGAGGCGGCCACCGCCGCGCTGGGCGGCGGTGAGGTGCTGACACGGGAGGAACTCACCCAAGTCGTTGTCGAGAAGACCGGTTCACGGCATCTCGCCGAGGTACTGGGGTCGGGCTGGGGTGTACTGCTCAAACCCTTGGCGTGGTGGGGCGTGCTGTGCCACGGCCCGGCGCAGGGCACGCGCGTCACGTTCACCGCACCGGAGAGGTGGCTGCCCGGCTGGACGGGCCTTCCGCCGTTGGACGAAGCCGCCCGGACCGTCGTCCACGCCTACCTCGCCGCGCACGGGCCCGCCACCCCGGACATGTTCGACAACTGGCTGATGCGCAAGGCGAGCCGCAAGAAGGACGTCAAGAGCTGGTTCGCGGCAGCGGAAGACGGCCTGTCCACGGTGGAGGTGGACGGCGTCCAGATGTACGTACTGGCGGAGCACCGCGACGAACTGCTCGCCACCGAGCCCACCACGTCGGTCCGGCTGCTGGGTGCGTTCGACCAGTACGTCCTAGGGGCGGGGACAGGGGCGACGTACCTCGTCCCTGCCGAGCATCGCGGCAAGGTGAGCCGCACGGCCGGCTGGATCTCCCCGGTGGTTCTGCACGGGGGACGCGTGGCGGGCGTCTGGGAGGTGCGGGACGGCGACGTGGCCGTGACGGCGTTCGAGGACGTCCCGCCTGGGCCGCTCAAGGAGGAGATCGACCGCGTGGGTCCGCTGGTCTCCTGA
- a CDS encoding endonuclease gives MDAVVKNLLHESGRTFADEAGITLKDQPAALFKLLVLANLLSARISSEIAVSAARELFAAGGGTARGMARLSWQDRVDALGRGHYVRYDESTASRLGDTADLVQDKYKGDLRRLAIEAERDPEKAADLLQEFPGVGPTGVDIFCREAQAIWPWLRPHIDDQVKKGAERIGLPTDPGELADKVTDKDLARFTAALVRVAHDKKLADHVKAA, from the coding sequence ATGGATGCCGTTGTGAAGAACCTGCTGCACGAGTCCGGCCGGACGTTCGCCGACGAGGCGGGCATCACGCTGAAGGACCAGCCGGCCGCGCTGTTCAAGCTGCTCGTCCTGGCCAACCTGCTGAGCGCGCGCATCTCGTCCGAGATCGCGGTCTCCGCCGCCCGCGAACTGTTCGCGGCCGGCGGCGGAACCGCCCGCGGGATGGCCCGGCTGTCGTGGCAGGACCGGGTGGACGCGCTCGGACGCGGCCACTACGTCCGCTACGACGAGAGCACCGCGTCCCGCCTCGGCGACACCGCCGACCTGGTCCAGGACAAGTACAAGGGCGATCTGCGGCGCCTCGCCATCGAGGCCGAGCGCGACCCCGAGAAGGCCGCCGACCTGCTCCAGGAGTTCCCGGGGGTCGGCCCGACGGGCGTGGACATCTTCTGCCGCGAGGCCCAGGCCATCTGGCCGTGGCTGCGCCCCCACATCGACGACCAGGTGAAGAAGGGCGCCGAACGGATCGGGCTGCCCACCGACCCCGGCGAGCTCGCCGACAAGGTCACCGACAAGGACCTGGCCCGTTTCACCGCCGCCCTGGTACGCGTCGCCCACGACAAGAAGCTCGCGGACCACGTCAAGGCCGCGTGA